A genomic window from Balaenoptera acutorostrata chromosome 20, mBalAcu1.1, whole genome shotgun sequence includes:
- the VAMP2 gene encoding vesicle-associated membrane protein 2: protein MSATAATAPPAASAGEGGPPAPPPNLTSNRRLQQTQAQVDEVVDIMRVNVDKVLERDQKLSELDDRADALQAGASQFETSAAKLKRKYWWKNLKMMIILGVICAIILIIIIVYFSS, encoded by the exons AT GTCGGCCACCGCTGCCACCGCCCCCCCTGCCGCCTCGGCTGGGGAGGGAGGCCCCCCTGCGCCCCCTCCAAACCTCACCAGTAACAGGAGACTGCAGCAGACACAGGCCCAGGTGGATGAG GTGGTGGACATCATGAGGGTGAATGTGGACAAGGTCCTGGAGCGGGACCAGAAGCTGTCGGAGCTGGACGACCGTGCAGACGCACTCCAAGCAGGGGCCTCCCAGTTTGAAACAAGTGCAGCCAAGCTCAAGCGCAAATACTGGTGGAAAAACCTCAAG ATGATGATCATCTTGGGAGTGATTTGCGCCATCATCCTCATTATCATCATCG TTTACTTCAGCTCTTAA